In Rhinoraja longicauda isolate Sanriku21f chromosome 13, sRhiLon1.1, whole genome shotgun sequence, one genomic interval encodes:
- the xxylt1 gene encoding xyloside xylosyltransferase 1 isoform X2 has translation MTHKLFPVVEPMQQLFSAGAGAYYSDSIFFLSVAMHRIMPAELTRIVQLDLDVKYMSNIRELFEEFDKFQPGAVLGIAREMQPVYRHTFWQYRQENPDTKVGDPPPDGRPGFNSGVLLLNLQAMRQSALYNQLLDAEKVRKLADKYHFKGHLGDQDFFTLIGMEHIELFHVLHCTNNRQLCTWWRDHGYSDVFDLYFKCEGKVRIYHGNCNTPIPDD, from the exons ATGACCCACAAGCTATTCCCTGTGGTTGAACCGATGCAGCAGCTGTTCAGTGCCGGCGCTGGAGCTTACTACAGTGATTCCATTTTCTTCCTGTCCGTGGCCATGCACAGAATCATGCCAGCAG AGTTGACACGTATCGTGCAGTTGGACCTGGATGTGAAGTACATGTCCAACATCAGGGAGCTGTTTGAAGAGTTTGACAAGTTCCAGCCTGGAGCTGTTCTGGGTATCGCAAGGGAGATGCAGCCTGTTTACAG GCACACCTTTTGGCAGTACCGCCAAGAGAACCCTGACACTAAAGTTGGGGACCCGCCACCAGATGGCCGCCCGGGTTTCAACAGCGGAGTGCTGCTGCTCAATCTCCAAGCCATGCGGCAGTCTGCTctctacaatcagctcctggaTGCAGAGAAGGTAAGGAAACTTGCAGACAAGTACCACTTCAAGGGTCACCTTGGCGACCAGGACTTCTTCACCTTGATTGGAATGGAGCACATTGAGCTCTTTCACGTTCTGCACTGCACCAACAACAGACAGCTCTGCACCTGGTGGCGGGACCACGGGTATTCCGACGTCTTTGACCTCTACTTCAAGTGTGAGGGGAAAGTGAGAATCTACCATGGAAACTGTAATACTCCAATCCCAGATGATTAA